TGAAGGGCGCCCGCGTGATCGACCTGTTCGCCGGCACCGGCGCACTGGGGCTGGAGGCCATGTCGCGCGGCGCCGCGACCGCGGATTTCGTGGAGACGCGACCCGCCAGCGTCCACGCGCTGAAGGCGAACATCGCCGCGCTGCACGTGCGCGAGCGGTCGCGGCTGTTCAAGAAGGACGCGCTGCCCTTTGCCGAGGCGCTGGAGCCGTTCGCCTACGACATCGCGTTCGCCGATCCGCCGTACGGGTCCAAGATGCTGGACCGGCTGATCGAGACGTGGCAGCAGACGCCGTTCGCCTCCATTCTGGCCGTGGAGCACGCGATCGACCACGAGCTGCCCGGTGGCGGCAAGCGCGTGGAGATCGACGACAACACGGCGCTCACCTTCTACCGTGCGCGGCCGTTCCCGCAGGACGCGTCCGCCGCCGCCGAATGAGCGCCCGCATCACCATCCGCCCCGCCACGCCAAACGACGCGGACACGTTCCTGGGCCTGGTGGACCAGCTCGCCGATTACGAGAAGCTGGACCGGCCCTCGCCCGAGGCGCGCGGCCGGCTGGTGGCGGACGCGTTCGGGCCGCGGCAGCGGATCAGCGTGTTCCTGGGCGAGCTGGACGGGACGGCGGTGTCGTACGCCATCGTGCTGGAAACGTACTCGTCGTTCCTGGCGCTTCCCACGCTGTACCTGGAAGACCTCTTCGTGCTGCCCGACGCGCGGCGCCACGGGATCGGAGGCGCATTCTTCCGGTTCCTGGCGGGTGAGGCGGTGCGTCGCGGATGCGGGCGGATGGAGTGGGTGGTGCTGGACTGGAACGAGCTCGCGATCGGGTTCTACGACAAGCTGGGCGCCCGCCGGATGACCGAGTGGTACACCTATCGGCTGAACGCCGAGCAGCTGCAGGAGATCGCGGGCGCGGCTTCATGACAACCCGCCTCGGCTCTGCTGGGGCGCTTGAAGTCGCGGCAACGACGGCCCGAAGTCCGCCTTCGCGGACTGCACGCGAAGTTGAGTGCGCCAAGCCAGCCGAAGCGGGATCGAATTCTCCCCTCTCCCGCTTGCGGGAGAGGGGCCGGGGGAGAGGGCAGCCGGGGACTGCACGACCGACCTCGAAACGCCACATGCTCCAGGGCAGCTGAGG
This sequence is a window from Longimicrobium sp.. Protein-coding genes within it:
- a CDS encoding RsmD family RNA methyltransferase — encoded protein: MRIIGGKWAGRHLMSPPDKRVRPTAEHVRQEWLRLLEPKLKGARVIDLFAGTGALGLEAMSRGAATADFVETRPASVHALKANIAALHVRERSRLFKKDALPFAEALEPFAYDIAFADPPYGSKMLDRLIETWQQTPFASILAVEHAIDHELPGGGKRVEIDDNTALTFYRARPFPQDASAAAE
- a CDS encoding GNAT family N-acetyltransferase, whose amino-acid sequence is MSARITIRPATPNDADTFLGLVDQLADYEKLDRPSPEARGRLVADAFGPRQRISVFLGELDGTAVSYAIVLETYSSFLALPTLYLEDLFVLPDARRHGIGGAFFRFLAGEAVRRGCGRMEWVVLDWNELAIGFYDKLGARRMTEWYTYRLNAEQLQEIAGAAS